The DNA sequence GAGAAGTACTCGATAAGGGTTACAAAGAAACAATGCCAAAAGATGCTTATGCAATGTGGAATAAACTTCAAAAATCAATCATTGCACCAAGTAATGGTACAGATTTTACTGACTGTTCAGACTGTGGTGAGTGTACAGCAGTTTGTCCAGTTGGTGCATTGACGGGAAGAGATTTTGTTTATGCCTCCAATGCTTGGGAGCTAAACCGTGTACCTGCAACTTGTGCGCACTGCTCATCAGGTTGCCAGATTTACTATGAGACAAAGCATACCTCAGTCTTTGACAGAAGCGAGAAGATTTATCGTGTTACAAATGAATGGAATTATGTCTCTCTTTGTGGTGCAGGACGCTATGGTTATGACTTTGAGAATTATGTAGATGGTAAAGATGAAGTAGCTTTCAATAGGGCAATTGAAGCACTTAAAAAAGCAGATACTATCCGCTTTAACTCTGTTATTACCAATGAAGAAGCATTGATGCTCCAGACACTAAAAGAGAAGATGGGGGTTAAGCTTGTCAACCCTGATGCATATGCTTTTCAAAAATTTCTTGGTGCATACAGTATAGTAGCCGGACACTCACTTTATAGCTATGACTTTAAGCAGGTGATGGCAACAGATTTTGTTATTAGCATTGGTGCGTCATTGCGTAATGATAACCCCAATGCACGTTATGCATTCAATAATGTTCAAAAGCTTAACAAGGGTGCAGGGCTCTACTTTCATCCAGTAGGCGATACATTAGTGCCAACCTTTGGAAAGAGTGTAGAGGTTTTTACGCATAAAGTAGGTTTAGAAGAGGCAGCACTTTATTTGATACTTGATCTTTTCTCAGATAAAAAGCAACTACCTACTAATGTGAAGGAATATATTGATAGTTTCAAATCTACTATAACTAAGACAGTTAAAGAGACGGTAATAAAAGAGGTTATCCAGACTGTTATTGATGAAGAAACTGGTGAAGAGAAGGAGGTTAAAAATAAGGCTTCTGAAGTAATAGAAAAAGAGATTACTATAGAAAAGAATGGTTTGATTGATTTGCTTGGTGGTGATAGTAATAGTTTTACTGAGACTTTTAAGAAGATGATGAAGAAAAAAGAAACATTTTCTATGATTATTGGAGAGGATCTATACTTTCATCCAAAGGCAGAGAATATTGCTAGACTTATTGCACTTATTGAGCAGACCTCTCCTATACATATTGCAATGATTCCACCAAAGACAAATTCTTTGGGTGTTGCACTTATTTGCGACCTTGACAATGAAGCCACAGGTTATACCGTTGGATATAATGAAAATGGTGATTTTAAACTCTCTGCACTTGGAGATGGTGACCTTGATATGCCAGCAATGAACCAGCAAGAGGGAACGCTGACTAACATGCATAAACGTGTTACGCCAACTAATGCCGCATTAGAATACAAAGGATATAATCTTAATGACTTAATGAAAGTTTTGGTAGGTGCACCCAATTTTACAGTTGATTGGACAGAAAAACTACCAATGCAAAAGGGTTTCAAGAAAACTAAATTTGATGATTTGCCAAATGGATATCTCAACAATGGTACCGAGAATAGGGGGTATATGCTTGAGAATATTGCTTGCAAAGTAGAAGAGATTGAAGTTAAAAATTTTGATGAGAATGAAGTACTCGAAGGTGAGATTATCTATCGCTGTAATCCACAGAGACAGTTTAATGACTTTAGCAATAAGGCACACCAGATTTTTGAAGCTTTTGGACTCTATGTATCTTCTGAAAAGGCAAAAGAGTTGGGTAAAAAGGTTGAGATTGACTTTGATGGCAGGAGTATTACGGTTGATGTGATTGTAGATGACCGTATGACAGGTGATATTGCAGCACTCTCTGATTTCAAGAGTGCAGAAGATGTCTATAGCCTCTTTGGTAATTCACGATATCAGAAAGTAACAATGAGAAAGGTATAATTATGAAAGCAACAACATATACAAATGTAGAGACATTTGTTACACACTTACCTGAAGTAACAGTGGTGGGCGTATGGATTAAGGCTGTCATTATTTTGGCTGTCATCTCTGCAATTGCAGGATTTGGTACTTACCTTGAAAGAAAGGTATTGGCATTTATGCAACGAAGACTTGGACCAATGCATGTTGGACCCTATGGATTGCTTCAGCTCATTGCTGATGGTATTAAGTTATTTACCAAAGAGGATATTGTGCCGCAGAATGCCAATAAGTTTATCTTTATGGTTGCACCAATTATTACTGCAGCAACAGCATTTATTGCATTAGCAGCAGTACCAGTATTTCCTGACTTCACAATCCCTGAACAGATTCCTGTTTTAGGTGGGACATTTGTTCCTTCTATTGCATCAGATTTAAATATTGGTATCTTATTTGTACTTGGTATGATGGCAGCAGGACTTTATGGCCCACTGCTTGCTGGTATGTCGCAGGCAAACAAATGGGGTATCATTGGTGCAGCACGTACAGCAATACAGTTTCTCTCCTATGAGGTAGTAACAGGGCTTTCTATTCTTGCACCAATTATGTTAGTGGGCTCACTCTCTTTTGTTGACTTTAATAATGCACAAGCAGGTGGGATTAGCCACTGGCTTATTTGGCAACAACCGGTTGCATTTGTACTTTTTCTTATTGCAGGATTTGCAGAAACAAATAGGACACCATTTGATTTGCTTGAAAATGAGGCAGAGATTATTTCTGGTTATGCGACAGAGTATTCTGGTATGCGATGGGGGATGTTTTTTATTGGTGAATATGCAAACATGATCACCATCTCTATTATTGCTGCAATAGTATTTCTTGGTGGATACAGTGAAGGTGGTATTGGGTGGCTAACAATCATTCTAAAAATTGGTTTCTTCTTCTTCCTTATGTTGTGGGTAAGGGCATCGTGGCCTCATATTAGACCTGATCAACTGATGTGGCTTTGCTGGAAGGTATTAATGCCAATAGCGGTAATCAATGTAGTTATCACTGGTATAGTGATGGTGGTATAAGGAGTAGTTATGGGATTAGAACAATTTAAAAATAGAAATATTGGACAACAGGAGTATGTACTTCTTGATCTTGGAGAGACACCGGTAACAGGAATGGCACAGTTTCAGCAGGTTATTAAAAGAACCTTCAAGGGAGAACTCTTTGTGGGGCTTTGGATAACGATGAGAGAGATGATTAACGCACTTTTTAAAGGGCAGATGCATACCGTAAAGTATCCATTTGAGAAGCTACCAATATCACCAAGATACAGAGCAATACATGATATGCTAAGATTACTTGAAAGTGGTCACTATCGGTGTATTGGTTGTGGTTTATGTGAAAAGATTTGTATCTCTAACTGTATTACGATGGATACACGATATGACGAAAACCAGCGCAAAGAAGTGAGTGAATACACTATTAATTTTGGGCGTTGTATCTTTTGTGGATACTGTGCAGAAGTATGTCCAGAGTTAGCGATTGTGCATGGACCCCGTTATGAGACAGCATCAGAGCAGAGAGCAAGTTTCTCTCTCTTTGAAGATATGCTTACACCAATTGATAAGCTCAATTTACAACAGGAGTATGATGGTTTTGGTGCCATCACACCTGATGCAGATGAGAATATTAAGAAAACGCCATTAGCGTATTAAAGGAGAGAAGATGCATGAAACAATAGCTTTTTATCTATTTTCGGTTTTAACAATAGGACTCTTCCTCGTCACTGTAATGAGCAAGAATGTACTATATGCAATGACATCATTGGCAGCAGGTATGGTACTTATTTCTGGATTCTTCTTTATTTTGGGGGCAGATTTTCTTGGTGTTGTACAGCTGATTGTTTATGTTGGTGCAGTGATGGCACTCTACTCGTTTGCTATGATGTTTTTTGATGCAACCAAAGATATTAATGAGAAAAATACATCCGGATCACTCGTCTTTCTTCTTGGGGGACTTAGTGCACTAGTGTTGGTACTAATGTTTATAGGACCAATTCATTCTGAAGCTATCCATGCACTCTATCCAATACATGAGAGTGTGGGTAATGCACAGGATGTGGGTATTGTACTTTTTACAAAGTACCTTGTGCCATTTGAAGTAGCTGCAGTGATGTTGCTTGTGGCAATGATTGCTGGCATTATTCTCGCAGGTAAGAAAATGGATCAGAGTTTAACAAAAGACATAAGTGTAGATGATGAAATCTTGACACAAAAGGATACAAAATGATAGGTCTATCACACTACCTTGTCGTATCGGCAATTCTTTTCTCAGTTGGGTTAATGGGTGTGCTTAGGAGAAGAAACTTACTAATGCTCTTTTTTGCAACTGAGGTTATGCTTAATGCGGTTAATATTGCATTTGCGGCAATTTCATACTACTACAATGATTTAACAGGTCAAATGTTTGCATTCTTTATTATTGCTATTGCAGCGAGTGAAGTGGCAGTAGGTCTTGGTATTCTGATTGTACTTTATAAGAAGCACGGTAGTCTTGATCTTGATGATCTTGCAACAATGAGGGGATAAGTATGGAAAATTTAATATATATAGCACTATTTGCTCCATTTGTAGGATCACTCTTTGCAGCACTATTTGGAATGAGTGAGAGAAGGATATTTGTTGGAATCATTGGTTCAGCTTTGATTGGTATCTCATTTTTGGCATCTGCTATGCTGGCACTATATGTTTTTCAGACAGGTAAAGGTGTGCATGTAACAATGATGGACTGGATTAGTGCAGGTGATCTTCATATTCCATTTGGTTTTATGATTGATCAGGTCTCTGTCACTATGATGACAGTTGTTACACTGGTCTCAACCATTGTTCATATATACTCTATTGGATATATGGATCATGATAAGAGTTTTAACCGCTTCTTCTCATACCTATCTGCATTTGTTTTCTCTATGATGGTTCTTGTTATGAGTGATAACTTTGCAGGACTCTTTATTGGCTGGGAAGGTGTTGGTGTCTGTTCTTGGTTGCTGGTTGGTTTTTGGTACCATAAGCCTGACCAGACAAGAGAAGAGAATCCATCCATCTCTCCTTCTTGGGCAGCGAATGAAGCATTCATCATGAATCGTATTGCTGACCTTGGAATGTTAATTGGTCTTTTTATTATTTATTGGAATGTTGGAAGCTTGCAATATAATGTAGTTTTTTCAACAGTACCTGAACTAAGTGGTACAGTACTTAATGCAGTAGCAATCGCACTTTTCATTGGAGCAATGGGGAAATCAGCACAGTTTCCATTGCATACATGGCTGACAGATGCAATGGAAGGTCCTACACCTGTTTCGGCACTGATTCATGCAGCAACAATGGTAACTGCGGGAGTCTTTTTGGTTATTCGTGCCAACCCTATCTTTGGTATGACACCAGAAGTGAGCTATTTTATCGCAGCACTGGGAACTTTTGTTGCATTTTTTGCAGCATCCATGGCACTGGTTAATAGGGACTTAAAACGCATTATTGCCTTTTCGACCCTTTCACAACTTGGCTATATGTTTGCAGCAGCAGGTCTTGGTGCCTACTGGATTGCACTTTTTCATCTTGCAGCACATGCTTTCTTTAAAGCCCTTCTCTTTCTTGGTGCAGGTAATGTTATGCATGCGATGCACGATGAACTTGATATCTTCAAGATGGGTGGATTAAAACGTGTGATGAAGTGGTCCTATATTTATATGGGTGTAGCATCATTGGCCTTGGCAGGTATTCCATTTTTTGCAGGCTTCTTTTCTAAAGATGCAATTATCGAAACTGCATGGAATGAAGGAACAATTGTACTTTGGGCAATCCTTGTAATTACTGCAGGAATGACAGCATTCTATAGTTTTAGACAGGTATTCTTGACCTTTAAAGGAAATGAACGATATCCTGAAGAAATTAATTACTTTAAAGATGGGAAGCATCATCCACATGAGATGTATGGTTATGTGTTGATTGCTATGTCTCCACTTGCAATTCTTGCAGTGGTGGCCGGTTTTGGAATGAATAAATTTGAACATTTTGTAACAAAATTACTTCCAGAATATCATATGAGTGAGCATACACATCATATTGCATGGATTCTTGGATTTATTGTATTGATATTTGCTGTAGGTGGTATTGTATTGGCATATAAAAAGTACTATAAGGAGCTTAAGAGAGATGATATACTTGAGCAAAGTTGGTACTATAAATTACTTGCTAATCAGTACTATATTCCAAATATCTATGAAGAGTTTATTACCAAGCCTTACGCAATGATCTCTGATATGATGTGGAATAAGATTGATCTTAAAATTGTTGATACAACAGTTGATGGGATTGCAAAGTTCCTTTACAAGACAGGCGATAGTTCAAGAAAAATGCAAACAGGTAATCTCTCTAACTATCTAAATTGGATGGCTGTGGGTGCCGTATTACTGCTAGTTGCTGCAACAATCTCTGTTGTAGTGCTAGGTTAAGGAGAGCCAAATGGATAGTATTTTAAGTGTATTAATATTTTTCCCAGCAATTGCAGGATTGCTTGGATTTGTTGTAGATAAAAATAGTGCAAGAGTCTATGGTATCACTGTTGCTATAATTGAGTTTCTACTCTCTTTATGGCTTTGGTTTAGTTTTGATGCTAATGATGCAGGTATGCAGTTCGTTGAAATGATTCCATTGATCCCTAACCTTGGAGTAAATTATTATCTTGGAGTAGATGGTATTTCTCTCTTTATTGTTCTTATGACAACACTCATGACCATGATTGGTATGATTAGTATGACCATAGAGAAAAATATGAAAAATATGGTTATCACACTTCTCTTTCTTGAGATGACCATGATTGGTGTTTTCATGGCGCTTGATGCAATTATTTTTTATCTTTTTTGGGAGTTATCGCTGGTACCAATGTTCTACATTGTTGGTGCATGGGGAGGCCCACTACGTATTTATGCTGCAATCAAATTTTTCCTCTATACCTTTATGGGATCTTTAATTATGCTAGTTGGTATGCTTTTTGTTGCATATGTCTACCATAGCTTGACTGGTATATGGAGCTTTGCAATTACTGATTGGTATGCATTGGTATTACCTATAGATTATCAGCTATGGCTCTTTGTGGCATTTTTTCTTGGGTTTGCTATTAAGGTACCAATGTTTCCGTTTCATACATGGCTTCCCTATGCACATGGTCAGGCACCAACTATCGGCTCAGTCATTCTTGCTGCAGTTTTATTGAAGATGGGTACTTATGGATTTGTAAGATTTTCTCTACCAATACTTCCTGACGCATCCGTGATGATGATTACACCAATTGCAGTACTCTCAATTATTATGATCATTTATACTGCAATGGTTGCCTATGCACAAAAAGATATGAAGCAGGTTGTTGCCTATTCATCTGTTTCGCATATGGGTATTATTATGATTGGTATTTTTGCTATGAATGCTGAGGGTATTGGTGGTTCTATTTTCCAGATGCTTTCGCATGGTATTGTTTCAGGGGCACTTTTTATGCTTGTTGGTGTTATCTATGACCGAAGACATACAAAATTGATGAGTGAGTTTGGTGGACTTGCGGCAGTCATGCCTAAATATGCTGTCATTTTTGGGATTATGCTGATGGCATCAGTTGGTTTGCCATTGACAATTGGATTTGTTGGAGAGTTTTTGGTACTACTTGGTTTCTATCAAATTTCTCCAATTATGACAATATTTGCTGGCACATCAATTATTATTGGTTCGGTCTATATGCTAGCAGTCTTTAAAAAGAGTTTTTTTGGTCCTGTAACTAAAAAGGAGAATCAAAAATTAATAGACCTTACACCAAAAGAAATATGGTCGCTTGTACCACTTGTGGCAATAGTAATTTGGCTGGGGGTTTACCCTAAGCCAGTCCTTGACCCAATCAATAAGTCAGTTAATGCAATGTTAGTTTTCATGAATGAAAAAGCAATCACAAGTGAGGCAAAGGATATTATTAGAGTGCCAAAGTTAGTGATTAATGCAGGGGGGGTAAAATAATGTTAGAACCAATTAAAGTAAGCTTGGAGAGTTTAAACCTTGTTGCCCTAGCACCAATGCTGCTTGCTATTGCAGGTGGCTTAGCGATTTTGATACTTGATTTGATTAATGAAAAGTTACACAAGTCACTTTATGTTATGTTGACAATCTTAATCCTTATGGTTGATTTTGGTGTAACTATTGGTCTTAATATCAATGAACGTGGTTTTTTTGATGTAATGCTCATAGATGGTATTTCTATCATATCACAATTACTAATTATTGTGGCATCTATTCTGTTTACACCACTTGCATTAACATCTAAGCGTTTTCATGAGTACTCTTACCCAGAGTTTTTTGCACTTTTCCTTTTTATGGTAGCAGGTCTTCAGTTTATGGTGGCAAGTGATAATTTAATTTTAATTTTTGTAGGTCTCGAAACAGCATCACTTTCACTCTATACGTTGATTGCACTACACAATAGGAGCAACTCCTATGAGGCAGCAGTTAAGTACTTCACAATGGGTGCATTGGCAGTAGGTTTTTTTGCAATGGGTTCGGCAGTTATATATGCATTGACTGGTTCGGTAGAGCTTTATCAAGTTGTAAAGGTACTTTCAGTACGGCTCAATGAACCAGACACCATGATGTTGATTTTTGGTTCTTCTGTATTGCTAATGGCAGCACTAGCATTTAAGTTATCGCTCTTTCCATTTCATACTTGGGCACCAGATGTCTATGAAGGTGCTTCTGCGCCGTTAGCTGGATATATGTCCATTGTACCAAAGATTGCATCATTTGTAGTAGCAATCAGAATATTTGGAATGTATCTTGATCTTGGTGTGGAATGGGTTCGTACTATGATTTTGGTACTTGCTGTAGTTACTATGACAATTACAAATGTTATGGCACTTGTGCAAGAAGATGTCAAACGTATGCTTGCTTATTCATCAATTTCTCATGCTGGATTTATCATGGCAGCATTAGCACTTAATACAACCGAAGCAACAACTAGTATCTTCTTTTACTATGCACTCTTTATGTTTACTAATCTTGGTGCATTTGCAATGCTGTGGATTTCTCGTCATAAAGCTAGAAGATTTAATACACGTTACGATCATCCATATGAGAAGTTTTCTGGTCTAATTCAAATTATGCCTATGGGTGCAGTGATTATGGCACTGTTTATGCTCTCATTGGCAGGAGTACCACCATTCTCTGTCTTTTGGGGTAAGATTTATGTTATGCAGGCAACGGTCAATGCTGGATATATTTGGCTTGCAGTTGTTATGGGACTCAACTCAGCAATAGCAGCATATTACTACCTTAAGTTGGTAGTCTATATGTTCCTCAAAGATTCAGTAAAAGATGTTGATACGGTTTACTATAACCTTTCACGCCCACTTATGGTAGTTATTGGATTTGCAGCAATAGCAACAATTGCAGCTATCTTCTACGTACAACCATTGGTATCGTACCTCTACTATATGATTTCTGCTTCAGGATATTAATATACAAGTACTCAGCATCTACTGCTGAATACTTTACTTTTCTCTGAACCCTTTAAATGGATGATCTAGCAATAATATTTCTAGTTCTTCTGGGTTTCTGCGTATTGCCTTGTTAAATTGTGAACGGTTGAAAGTCTCTTGACGTTTTGCCAGTCTTCCTGTGTTAATCATAATTTTGTCCATAAGTGCTACTTTGTTATAAATACCATCAAGATAAGCAAGAGTCTCTTTAATGCCAATGGCTTTCATACAGTTAGGTGCACGAGTATACTTCTTTTCTAATGAAAAAACTTCATCAATGAGCCCTTCTTGTATCATCTGTTTTGTACGTTGTTCAATGCGTTTTCTAAGCATATCACGCTTCCATACGATTTCATAAAGAGGCAATGGTTCTGCAATAATTGGTTTTGGAGGATTAGCTTTAAAATAGACACTCGGTATCTTGCCTGTGGCGAGGTAAACTTCTAATGCCTTTGTGATACGATAGGTATCCTTTGGTTCTATCCTTTTCATATACAAAGGATCACACTTTGCTAGCATTTCA is a window from the Sulfurovum sp. genome containing:
- a CDS encoding NADH-quinone oxidoreductase subunit G produces the protein MSEVKTVESMVTITIDGKIYQAKEGEYILNAARANNVFIPAICYLTRCSPTLACRLCLVEVDGKQVYACNAKVKEDMEITVDTPNILEERRAIMEVYDVNHPLQCGVCDKSGECELQNYTLELAVDSQSYAIPDTKRETKNWSSVLHYDAGLCIVCERCTTVCKDMIGDTAISTTKRGGEVLDKGYKETMPKDAYAMWNKLQKSIIAPSNGTDFTDCSDCGECTAVCPVGALTGRDFVYASNAWELNRVPATCAHCSSGCQIYYETKHTSVFDRSEKIYRVTNEWNYVSLCGAGRYGYDFENYVDGKDEVAFNRAIEALKKADTIRFNSVITNEEALMLQTLKEKMGVKLVNPDAYAFQKFLGAYSIVAGHSLYSYDFKQVMATDFVISIGASLRNDNPNARYAFNNVQKLNKGAGLYFHPVGDTLVPTFGKSVEVFTHKVGLEEAALYLILDLFSDKKQLPTNVKEYIDSFKSTITKTVKETVIKEVIQTVIDEETGEEKEVKNKASEVIEKEITIEKNGLIDLLGGDSNSFTETFKKMMKKKETFSMIIGEDLYFHPKAENIARLIALIEQTSPIHIAMIPPKTNSLGVALICDLDNEATGYTVGYNENGDFKLSALGDGDLDMPAMNQQEGTLTNMHKRVTPTNAALEYKGYNLNDLMKVLVGAPNFTVDWTEKLPMQKGFKKTKFDDLPNGYLNNGTENRGYMLENIACKVEEIEVKNFDENEVLEGEIIYRCNPQRQFNDFSNKAHQIFEAFGLYVSSEKAKELGKKVEIDFDGRSITVDVIVDDRMTGDIAALSDFKSAEDVYSLFGNSRYQKVTMRKV
- the nuoH gene encoding NADH-quinone oxidoreductase subunit NuoH — encoded protein: MKATTYTNVETFVTHLPEVTVVGVWIKAVIILAVISAIAGFGTYLERKVLAFMQRRLGPMHVGPYGLLQLIADGIKLFTKEDIVPQNANKFIFMVAPIITAATAFIALAAVPVFPDFTIPEQIPVLGGTFVPSIASDLNIGILFVLGMMAAGLYGPLLAGMSQANKWGIIGAARTAIQFLSYEVVTGLSILAPIMLVGSLSFVDFNNAQAGGISHWLIWQQPVAFVLFLIAGFAETNRTPFDLLENEAEIISGYATEYSGMRWGMFFIGEYANMITISIIAAIVFLGGYSEGGIGWLTIILKIGFFFFLMLWVRASWPHIRPDQLMWLCWKVLMPIAVINVVITGIVMVV
- the nuoI gene encoding NADH-quinone oxidoreductase subunit NuoI codes for the protein MGLEQFKNRNIGQQEYVLLDLGETPVTGMAQFQQVIKRTFKGELFVGLWITMREMINALFKGQMHTVKYPFEKLPISPRYRAIHDMLRLLESGHYRCIGCGLCEKICISNCITMDTRYDENQRKEVSEYTINFGRCIFCGYCAEVCPELAIVHGPRYETASEQRASFSLFEDMLTPIDKLNLQQEYDGFGAITPDADENIKKTPLAY
- a CDS encoding NADH-quinone oxidoreductase subunit J, which produces MHETIAFYLFSVLTIGLFLVTVMSKNVLYAMTSLAAGMVLISGFFFILGADFLGVVQLIVYVGAVMALYSFAMMFFDATKDINEKNTSGSLVFLLGGLSALVLVLMFIGPIHSEAIHALYPIHESVGNAQDVGIVLFTKYLVPFEVAAVMLLVAMIAGIILAGKKMDQSLTKDISVDDEILTQKDTK
- the nuoK gene encoding NADH-quinone oxidoreductase subunit NuoK, with the translated sequence MIGLSHYLVVSAILFSVGLMGVLRRRNLLMLFFATEVMLNAVNIAFAAISYYYNDLTGQMFAFFIIAIAASEVAVGLGILIVLYKKHGSLDLDDLATMRG
- the nuoL gene encoding NADH-quinone oxidoreductase subunit L, whose product is MENLIYIALFAPFVGSLFAALFGMSERRIFVGIIGSALIGISFLASAMLALYVFQTGKGVHVTMMDWISAGDLHIPFGFMIDQVSVTMMTVVTLVSTIVHIYSIGYMDHDKSFNRFFSYLSAFVFSMMVLVMSDNFAGLFIGWEGVGVCSWLLVGFWYHKPDQTREENPSISPSWAANEAFIMNRIADLGMLIGLFIIYWNVGSLQYNVVFSTVPELSGTVLNAVAIALFIGAMGKSAQFPLHTWLTDAMEGPTPVSALIHAATMVTAGVFLVIRANPIFGMTPEVSYFIAALGTFVAFFAASMALVNRDLKRIIAFSTLSQLGYMFAAAGLGAYWIALFHLAAHAFFKALLFLGAGNVMHAMHDELDIFKMGGLKRVMKWSYIYMGVASLALAGIPFFAGFFSKDAIIETAWNEGTIVLWAILVITAGMTAFYSFRQVFLTFKGNERYPEEINYFKDGKHHPHEMYGYVLIAMSPLAILAVVAGFGMNKFEHFVTKLLPEYHMSEHTHHIAWILGFIVLIFAVGGIVLAYKKYYKELKRDDILEQSWYYKLLANQYYIPNIYEEFITKPYAMISDMMWNKIDLKIVDTTVDGIAKFLYKTGDSSRKMQTGNLSNYLNWMAVGAVLLLVAATISVVVLG
- a CDS encoding NADH-quinone oxidoreductase subunit M; translated protein: MDSILSVLIFFPAIAGLLGFVVDKNSARVYGITVAIIEFLLSLWLWFSFDANDAGMQFVEMIPLIPNLGVNYYLGVDGISLFIVLMTTLMTMIGMISMTIEKNMKNMVITLLFLEMTMIGVFMALDAIIFYLFWELSLVPMFYIVGAWGGPLRIYAAIKFFLYTFMGSLIMLVGMLFVAYVYHSLTGIWSFAITDWYALVLPIDYQLWLFVAFFLGFAIKVPMFPFHTWLPYAHGQAPTIGSVILAAVLLKMGTYGFVRFSLPILPDASVMMITPIAVLSIIMIIYTAMVAYAQKDMKQVVAYSSVSHMGIIMIGIFAMNAEGIGGSIFQMLSHGIVSGALFMLVGVIYDRRHTKLMSEFGGLAAVMPKYAVIFGIMLMASVGLPLTIGFVGEFLVLLGFYQISPIMTIFAGTSIIIGSVYMLAVFKKSFFGPVTKKENQKLIDLTPKEIWSLVPLVAIVIWLGVYPKPVLDPINKSVNAMLVFMNEKAITSEAKDIIRVPKLVINAGGVK
- the nuoN gene encoding NADH-quinone oxidoreductase subunit NuoN, whose protein sequence is MLEPIKVSLESLNLVALAPMLLAIAGGLAILILDLINEKLHKSLYVMLTILILMVDFGVTIGLNINERGFFDVMLIDGISIISQLLIIVASILFTPLALTSKRFHEYSYPEFFALFLFMVAGLQFMVASDNLILIFVGLETASLSLYTLIALHNRSNSYEAAVKYFTMGALAVGFFAMGSAVIYALTGSVELYQVVKVLSVRLNEPDTMMLIFGSSVLLMAALAFKLSLFPFHTWAPDVYEGASAPLAGYMSIVPKIASFVVAIRIFGMYLDLGVEWVRTMILVLAVVTMTITNVMALVQEDVKRMLAYSSISHAGFIMAALALNTTEATTSIFFYYALFMFTNLGAFAMLWISRHKARRFNTRYDHPYEKFSGLIQIMPMGAVIMALFMLSLAGVPPFSVFWGKIYVMQATVNAGYIWLAVVMGLNSAIAAYYYLKLVVYMFLKDSVKDVDTVYYNLSRPLMVVIGFAAIATIAAIFYVQPLVSYLYYMISASGY
- the miaA gene encoding tRNA (adenosine(37)-N6)-dimethylallyltransferase MiaA, with product MLGFKQLALIGSTASGKTTLAVKIAHAHNAYILSLDSLSVYKEVNIVSAKPTQDVQKGIKHFGIDHLFPNEAFDVTIFIKLYKDVHKLCQEKNKNLIIVGGTSFYLKILLEGISKRPLLSNTQAKEIRMHMKNPMAVYEMLAKCDPLYMKRIEPKDTYRITKALEVYLATGKIPSVYFKANPPKPIIAEPLPLYEIVWKRDMLRKRIEQRTKQMIQEGLIDEVFSLEKKYTRAPNCMKAIGIKETLAYLDGIYNKVALMDKIMINTGRLAKRQETFNRSQFNKAIRRNPEELEILLLDHPFKGFREK